Proteins from one Meriones unguiculatus strain TT.TT164.6M chromosome 10, Bangor_MerUng_6.1, whole genome shotgun sequence genomic window:
- the Podnl1 gene encoding podocan-like protein 1 produces the protein MTMRPQELLLLLMLRWPAAHMEDPDFPHLGDSSQSLPRPCPWRCSCPREDTVDCAGLDLRVFPDNITTAARHLSLQNNQLQELPYNELSRLSGLRTLDLHSNVISSEGLPDEAFESLTQLENFYVAHNKLSVAPQFLPRSLRVADLAANQVAEIFPLTFGEKPALRSVYLHNNRLSNSGLPPNTFRGSEAVTTLSLSSNRLSYLPPSLPASLERLHLQNNLISKVPRGALSLHTRLRELYLQRNQLTDSGLDATTFSKLSSLEYLDLSHNQLATVPEGLPGSLTILHLGRNCIRQVEAVRLHKARGLRYLLLQHNQLGASALPAGTLRPLRALHTLHLYGNRLERVPPALPQHLQALVMPHNRVAALGARDLVSARGLAELNLAYNCLASAHIHPRAFRRLRALCSLDLAGNQLSRLPEGLPASLRSLRLQRNQLRALEPEPLAGLNKLRELNLAHNRLRVGDIGPGTWHELQALQVLDLSHNQLSFVPPDLPEALEELHLQANRISHVGPEAFLSTPRLRTLFLRANRLHMTSIAAEAFLGLVHLRVVDTADNPEQVLVQLPPKGKGP, from the exons ATGACCATG AGGCCTCaagagctgctgctgctcctgatgCTGAGGTGGCCGGCAGCACACATGGAGGACCCTGACTTTCCACACTTGGGTGACAGCTCACAGTCGCTGCCGAGGCCCTGCCCTTGGCGCTGCTCCTGTCCCCGAGAGGACACAGTGGACTGTGCTGGCCTGGACCTGAGAGTATTCCCGGACAATATCACCACAGCTGCTAGGCACCTCTCCTTGCAG AACAACCAGCTGCAGGAGCTCCCATACAATGAGCTGTCTCGCCTCAGCGGCTTGCGCACCCTGGACCTGCACAGCAATGTCATCTCCTCAGAGG GCCTGCCTGATGAGGCCTTTGAGTCCCTCACCCAGCTAGAGAACTTCTACGTGGCCCACAACAAG CTCTCTGTTGCGCCCCAGTTCCTGCCACGCTCCCTGCGTGTCGCCGATCTGGCTGCCAATCAAGTGGCGGAGATCTTTCCTCTCACCTTTGGGGAGAAGCCTGCACTCCG GTCCGTGTACCTCCACAACAACAGACTGAGCAACAGCGGCCTGCCACCTAACACCTTCCGTGGTTCGGAGGCCGTCACCACCCTAAGCCTGTCCAGCAACCGGCTCAGCTACCTACCACCCAGCTTGCCAGCCTCCCTGGAGCGGCTTCATCTGCAG aACAATCTCATCTCCAAAGTGCCCAGAGGAGCGCTGAGCCTTCACACCCGACTCCGTGAGCTGTATCTGCAGCGCAATCAGTTGACGGACAGTGGCCTGGATGCGACCACCTTCAG CAAGTTGAGCAGCCTTGAGTACCTGGACCTGTCCCACAACCAGCTGGCCACCGTGCCTGAGGGTCTACCTGGATCGCTGACCATACTGCACCTGGGTCGAAACTGCATCCGGCAGGTGGAAGCGGTGAGGCTGCACAAAGCAAGGGGCCTGCGCTACCTGCTGCTGCAGCACAACCAGCTGGGGGCCTCGGCGCTGCCCGCGGGGACGCTGAGGCCTCTGCGGGCCCTGCACACGCTGCACCTCTACGGCAACAGGCTGGAGCGCGTGCCCCCCGCATTGCCCCAACACCTGCAGGCCCTGGTGATGCCCCACAACCGCGTGGCCGCGCTAGGTGCGCGGGATCTGGTGTCTGCGCGAGGGCTGGCCGAGCTCAACCTGGCCTATAACTGCCTGGCCAGTGCACATATACATCCCCGCGCCTTCCGCCGGCTGCGTGCCCTGTGCAGCTTGGACCTAGCTGGTAACCAGCTGAGCCGTCTACCCGAGGGCCTGCCTGCCAGTTTGCGTTCACTGAGACTGCAGCGCAACCAGCTGCGGGCCCTGGAGCCAGAGCCACTTGCCGGCCTGAATAAGCTCCGGGAGCTGAACCTGGCGCACAACCGGCTCCGCGTGGGCGACATTGGGCCTGGCACCTGGCACGAGCTGCAGGCGCTGCAG GTACTGGACCTGAGCCACAATCAGCTATCTTTTGTGCCGCCCGATCTACCCGAGGCCCTGGAGGAGCTTCATCTGCAGGCAAACCGTATCAGCCACGTAGGCCCAGAGGCCTTCCTCAGCACACCCCGCCTACGCACCCTCTTTCTCAG GGCCAACAGGCTTCACATGACAAGCATCGCAGCCGAGGCCTTCCTGGGGCTTGTACACCTACGTGTGGTAGACACTGCAGACAACCCAGAACAGGTCCTGGTCCAGTTGCCACCCAAGGGCAAGgggccctga